Genomic window (Phragmites australis chromosome 21, lpPhrAust1.1, whole genome shotgun sequence):
ATGCGAAATATAACAGATAAAAGCGAGCAGGTGAAAGATGCCGTGTACAATGACCTGAAACGTGCTGATGGTCATAACTTGAGcgagcgagggagagagaaccTAAGGTCACAGAATGGTAACATCTGAAAACAGGTACAATTGCTCAGCAGTTGCAGCAACATTCAAGCGCCCGAGTTCCTACATCAACAGGCCACAATGTTCTCCCTACAAACTAGGTAAAAGGAAGCTTATGCTGATCGTACAACCATGTCATGACCGCTTGTGAAGTTTGAAGCCGAAAACTCTTGGAACATAGTGCTGCGGCGGCTTCTGTGGCTTCAAATGTGGATAGGTCATCAGGAAAAGATGAGGGAATGTTGTCCCATAGTATGCTCCGTCAATGTCTTGGCCAAAGTGAAGGAGATACAAGGGTAACAGAACGTTGACACTAGAATGCAATTACCAAACTGATGTCTACTGATGATTATTTACTGAGAAGAACTTACCGCCTTACCCCAAACCAGGACTCGAGGCAAGTAATCAAGACAAATAGGTCCAATGTGGCTCACTAATAAAGACAAATAGGTCCAATGTGGCTCACTAACATCACAAGCATACTGGCATGGAGATTGGCGAAAACATATATACAGAACATATAGCTCCATAGTTGAAAAGATAGTTATAATTGGAGATCGCAATTTAGAAAGAACAGCATGAAACCGGCCAAGTAGGTCATACTCTTCACTGTCCACCAGAGGTAGACGGAATTATGTAAATatcaaaactaaaaactaaggtgaaccaaaaaaacaaaaggatACTGCCTTGGTACTTGGATCTTGGATAGTGAAGTTCTTCACATTTTGGACAATATATCTTCACAGTGCTCGATCTAGGAATATCAGATTGCCCTGCTGGAAGACAGGGCTGGCCACAGCAGTACACTCTAGGGCATCTTCCAAAGTCATAGTTCTTGAACTTCTCCAACTGCAGCAAATGAAAGCAGGATTATTCAGTATTTGAGTACGATAAGAAAGCAAAGCATCTCTTGATGCCAATTGTAGGATCAAAATTACCATTGCAGCCAGACCCTTGCTGGTTAGGATGTATCGTGCATGAATTAATCCATACAACATCTCCGCAGATGACTCAATTAATTCATTTTGCTCCTCAGTGAACGCGTCAGCTGTACATAAATGCATTTACATGAGTTTTCAACAGTACTTAATTTGTAATTGTACCTATTTGTGGATTTCAAAATACAAGAGGCATATGTACTGGTTCGTGGAATTGGTTCTTTAGGGAATGCGATTTATCAACATAAATAAAGAATGCAGAAAGATAAGCATGTGGTATGAAAATAATTCACATATTATAAGATTCAGAAACGGCACTTGGTGTATGCATTATATGCTACAGTTATTAAATTTGTAGCTTTCTTAAGAAAAAACAATCTCACCATTAGACGATTCAATGTCTAAGATGAGATCAAGCGCATAATCATAATATGGCACCTGATTACTCAGACCACACAGGTTGAAATCATCCTGTATATAATCATCATCGATCTCACAGAAGAATTCATTGCCTCGCAAGCTACAGAACCATGAAATCCAAGATGTGTCCTCTCCCTCAGAACCACTGACATCAGAATATTCACTGTCAGATTCAAATTCCTCTGCAATCCCAAGTGGAAAAAAGAAGGTTAGGAGGTGCCTAGTGATTCAAAATCAATTTAATAAAATCATAGCTACTGCAGTTAAGAAACAACAAACATAAGCAGACTACTGACAAATACTGTGAGAATTTACATGTCTTGCAAGTTCAAAGCATCTTATAACAAACAAATGAATACTATTTACATTCCATATAGATCCAAAAACCACAAA
Coding sequences:
- the LOC133903547 gene encoding putative casein kinase II subunit beta-4 isoform X2 translates to MDRKRIKDALEKHLERKSPSTSRGAAKDRERERLADGKLPASLEEFESDSEYSDVSGSEGEDTSWISWFCSLRGNEFFCEIDDDYIQDDFNLCGLSNQVPYYDYALDLILDIESSNADAFTEEQNELIESSAEMLYGLIHARYILTSKGLAAMLEKFKNYDFGRCPRVYCCGQPCLPAGQSDIPRSSTVKIYCPKCEELHYPRSKYQGNIDGAYYGTTFPHLFLMTYPHLKPQKPPQHYVPRVFGFKLHKRS
- the LOC133903547 gene encoding putative casein kinase II subunit beta-4 isoform X1, giving the protein MDRKRIKDALEKHLERKSPSTSRGAAKDRERERLADGKLPASLGKAGKVSDGEEFESDSEYSDVSGSEGEDTSWISWFCSLRGNEFFCEIDDDYIQDDFNLCGLSNQVPYYDYALDLILDIESSNADAFTEEQNELIESSAEMLYGLIHARYILTSKGLAAMLEKFKNYDFGRCPRVYCCGQPCLPAGQSDIPRSSTVKIYCPKCEELHYPRSKYQGNIDGAYYGTTFPHLFLMTYPHLKPQKPPQHYVPRVFGFKLHKRS